A stretch of the endosymbiont 'TC1' of Trimyema compressum genome encodes the following:
- a CDS encoding HK97 gp10 family phage protein — translation MDNLDKIGKNMVRLAREACHKNAIITAKMLARTAPHRTGNLRASFTAQLKNKSWYVTAEKHWLFTEKGTGLRKTKKGSFKGKTKGIHYAQKTIDKLKTTFDKNINAIKK, via the coding sequence ATGGATAATTTAGATAAAATTGGTAAAAATATGGTTAGATTAGCCCGCGAAGCTTGTCATAAAAATGCGATAATAACAGCTAAAATGCTCGCTAGAACAGCCCCACATAGAACGGGTAACTTGCGAGCTAGTTTTACAGCTCAATTAAAAAATAAATCGTGGTATGTCACCGCGGAAAAACATTGGTTATTTACAGAGAAAGGTACCGGATTAAGAAAAACAAAAAAAGGCTCTTTTAAAGGAAAAACTAAAGGTATTCACTATGCTCAAAAAACCATAGATAAACTTAAAACTACATTCGATAAAAATATTAATGCAATAAAAAAATAA